One Planktothrix serta PCC 8927 DNA segment encodes these proteins:
- a CDS encoding N-acetylmuramoyl-L-alanine amidase: protein MGKTLFLRWLLPSLTSFFILTSPAQAARLQSWQFETAQNRLTFTTDSGVQPKAQLLSNPTRLVIDLPGTSLGGVTRQQAVGGAIREIRVGQVDNQTARIVVELANGYTLDPQGVQFRGISPSQWTVQLPSPQAIGTPNPVARPNPVPRPNPVATTPRPPVPSQSPIPQQTVNRSIPNQAQTTLAQVEVREGGIVLHTTGRMPNIEFKQSQDRSWMTLDILGATLATRSSTAGKQVNRDGVSITQVTQLSSTPPVVRVTMSTPKRNQNWQARAAAGGVAVWPQGGTPPAVQLSAGFATVKSVEIRNQQLLIQADQPLNYSSGWDAETQSYSITFFSAGLAEGVSLPQRQVGSPIIWTRLRREDPETFTLLIKPATRIEVGQISQSSPQQLALPFVGEGLGVTPSGRTPVATVPTPNPRPLPPRTNTNPSPFPPRSNLPRTNTNPLPFPPRSATPPSNNPLPNSRVVVIIDPGHGGSDAGAVGVGGLREKDVVLSISQQVAQILQQNGVQAVMTRLDDRTVELEPRVDMANRMNATLFVSIHANAATNAAASGIETFYYSSGSRLAQYIQNNIMSSFSNLPNRGVKQARFYVLRNTSMPSVLVETGFVSNNYDAYMLADPAQRSRMAQAIAQGILQYLRGN, encoded by the coding sequence ATGGGAAAAACTCTATTTTTGCGTTGGTTACTACCCAGTTTAACGAGCTTTTTTATCCTGACCTCTCCCGCCCAAGCAGCAAGACTGCAATCTTGGCAATTTGAAACGGCTCAAAACCGCTTGACCTTTACAACAGATAGCGGAGTACAACCGAAAGCTCAACTCCTGTCCAATCCCACCCGCTTAGTGATTGACTTACCCGGAACCAGTTTAGGCGGTGTTACCCGTCAACAGGCCGTTGGGGGAGCGATTCGGGAAATTCGAGTCGGTCAGGTGGATAACCAAACCGCCCGGATTGTGGTGGAATTGGCTAATGGTTATACCCTCGATCCTCAAGGGGTACAATTTCGGGGGATTTCTCCCAGTCAGTGGACGGTACAACTGCCTTCCCCTCAAGCGATTGGCACACCTAACCCTGTAGCACGGCCTAATCCTGTACCACGGCCCAATCCTGTCGCTACCACACCTCGCCCTCCCGTCCCCTCCCAGTCTCCAATTCCCCAACAGACGGTTAATCGTTCTATTCCCAATCAAGCTCAAACGACCTTGGCACAGGTGGAAGTTCGAGAGGGGGGCATTGTGCTACACACCACAGGCAGAATGCCCAATATTGAATTTAAACAAAGTCAAGATCGCAGTTGGATGACCTTAGACATCCTCGGTGCAACCTTAGCCACTCGTTCAAGCACTGCGGGAAAACAGGTGAATCGAGATGGAGTCAGTATTACTCAAGTTACTCAACTCTCCAGCACCCCCCCAGTGGTTCGGGTAACGATGAGTACCCCGAAGCGAAATCAAAATTGGCAAGCCAGAGCCGCGGCCGGAGGCGTGGCGGTTTGGCCCCAAGGAGGGACACCTCCGGCGGTTCAACTGTCGGCCGGGTTTGCTACGGTTAAATCCGTTGAAATCCGTAACCAACAGCTTCTCATCCAAGCGGATCAACCCCTGAACTATAGTAGTGGTTGGGATGCGGAAACCCAGTCTTATAGTATTACGTTTTTCTCGGCGGGCTTGGCTGAGGGCGTATCCCTACCCCAACGACAGGTAGGAAGTCCGATTATTTGGACGAGGTTACGTCGGGAAGACCCAGAAACCTTTACCCTATTAATTAAGCCTGCAACTCGGATTGAAGTCGGACAAATTAGCCAAAGTAGTCCTCAACAATTGGCTTTACCTTTTGTCGGAGAGGGATTAGGCGTTACTCCTTCAGGGCGTACCCCCGTGGCGACGGTTCCGACTCCCAATCCTAGACCCCTTCCTCCCAGAACGAATACCAATCCATCACCCTTTCCGCCTCGTTCTAATCTCCCGCGAACTAATACAAATCCGTTACCGTTTCCACCGCGTTCAGCGACTCCACCCTCAAACAATCCCCTTCCCAATAGTCGGGTGGTGGTGATTATTGATCCTGGACATGGCGGAAGTGATGCGGGTGCTGTGGGGGTGGGAGGACTCCGAGAAAAAGATGTAGTGTTGTCGATTTCTCAACAGGTGGCTCAGATTTTGCAACAAAATGGAGTACAAGCGGTGATGACTCGTTTGGATGATCGCACCGTTGAGTTAGAACCGCGTGTGGATATGGCGAATCGCATGAATGCGACGTTGTTTGTCAGTATTCACGCGAATGCAGCGACCAATGCGGCGGCGAGTGGGATTGAAACGTTTTACTATAGCAGTGGTTCTCGTCTGGCTCAATATATTCAAAATAATATTATGAGCAGTTTTTCAAACCTGCCTAATCGAGGGGTTAAACAAGCGCGTTTTTATGTACTACGAAATACTTCTATGCCTTCGGTGTTAGTGGAAACGGGGTTCGTGAGTAATAATTATGATGCTTATATGTTAGCTGATCCAGCCCAAAGGAGTCGCATGGCTCAAGCGATCGCCCAAGGGATTCTTCAATATTTGCGAGGTAACTAA
- a CDS encoding LptF/LptG family permease, whose amino-acid sequence MKITLPKPFSSGKFIPPSISILDRYLIQELIPPFVFGVGLFSSVALTVGTVFDLVRQVAESGLAVAIAVEIFLLRMPEFIVLAFPMAMILSTLMVYGRLSSDSELIALKSCGISLYRLVIPTLIFSLLITGLTFAFNEVIVPAANYKASVTYEQALNEGNLPLQEDNIFYPEYEKIKIEGTDKKFSRLVRLFYAERFDRGQMLEVTILDRSQPELTQIISSKYANWNFAQKTWDFFNGTIYIVNPDGSYRNIVRFDHKQIQLSRTPLDLASRKRDFDEMNIAQAQDYLKLMKLSGDQQKVIKTKVRIQQKYALPFSCVVFALLGIALGSRPQSTSRATSFGISVIVIFGYYLLSFITGAFGQKEILTPFFAAWLPTFLGIGIASFLLVRSSK is encoded by the coding sequence ATGAAAATCACTCTTCCTAAGCCCTTCAGTTCTGGGAAATTTATCCCGCCCTCTATTTCGATTTTGGATCGATATTTAATCCAAGAATTAATTCCTCCCTTTGTGTTTGGAGTGGGATTATTTAGTTCGGTTGCCTTAACAGTTGGAACGGTTTTTGACTTAGTTCGACAAGTGGCAGAATCGGGTTTAGCAGTGGCGATCGCGGTGGAAATTTTTCTATTAAGAATGCCTGAATTTATCGTTTTGGCATTTCCAATGGCGATGATTTTAAGTACGTTAATGGTTTATGGTCGTTTATCCAGTGATAGTGAATTAATTGCCCTGAAAAGTTGTGGAATTAGTTTATATCGCTTGGTAATTCCTACATTGATTTTTAGTTTATTAATCACGGGTTTAACTTTTGCTTTTAATGAAGTGATTGTTCCGGCGGCTAATTATAAAGCCTCTGTCACCTATGAACAAGCGTTAAATGAAGGCAACCTTCCCCTTCAGGAAGATAATATTTTTTATCCCGAATATGAGAAAATCAAAATAGAAGGAACCGATAAAAAATTTAGTCGCTTAGTGCGGTTATTTTATGCCGAAAGATTTGATCGGGGTCAAATGTTGGAAGTGACGATTTTAGATCGTTCCCAACCGGAATTAACTCAAATTATTTCTTCCAAATATGCCAATTGGAATTTTGCCCAAAAAACCTGGGATTTTTTTAATGGTACGATTTATATTGTTAATCCCGATGGTTCCTATCGTAATATTGTTCGGTTTGATCATAAACAGATTCAACTCTCCCGAACTCCCCTGGATTTAGCATCCCGAAAACGAGATTTTGATGAGATGAATATTGCTCAAGCTCAAGATTATTTAAAATTAATGAAATTGAGTGGTGATCAACAAAAAGTTATTAAAACTAAAGTTAGAATTCAACAAAAATATGCTCTCCCTTTCTCCTGTGTTGTCTTTGCTTTATTGGGTATTGCATTAGGAAGTAGACCCCAAAGTACCAGCCGAGCCACCAGTTTTGGGATTAGCGTTATCGTTATTTTCGGATATTATTTACTCTCGTTTATCACCGGAGCATTCGGTCAAAAAGAAATTCTTACCCCCTTCTTCGCGGCTTGGTTGCCGACATTTTTAGGGATTGGAATTGCAAGTTTTTTATTAGTTCGTTCGTCTAAGTAG
- the lptB gene encoding LPS export ABC transporter ATP-binding protein, producing the protein MKIVLENIHKSYRKRTVVSRVNLSVSQGEIVGLLGPNGAGKTTTFYIATGLEKPTQGNVYLNELDITHLPIHQRARLGIGYLAQEASIFRHLSVRDNILLVLQQTRVPRYLWQKRLHTLLREFRLEKVASTLGYQVSGGERRRTELARALAAGLELPQFLLLDEPFAGVDPIAVSEIQEIVAQLRTRNLGILITDHNVRETLAITDRAYIMRDGQIFASGTAEELYNNPLVRQYYLGDSFQL; encoded by the coding sequence ATGAAAATAGTGCTGGAGAATATTCACAAATCCTACCGGAAACGCACCGTTGTCAGTCGAGTTAATCTCTCTGTTTCTCAAGGGGAAATTGTGGGATTATTAGGGCCTAATGGTGCTGGTAAAACCACAACATTCTATATCGCAACGGGGTTAGAAAAACCGACTCAAGGGAATGTTTATCTCAATGAACTGGATATTACCCATTTACCCATTCATCAACGTGCTCGGTTAGGCATTGGTTATTTAGCTCAAGAGGCGAGTATTTTCCGCCATCTCAGTGTCAGGGATAATATTTTATTGGTGTTGCAACAAACCCGTGTTCCTCGGTATTTGTGGCAAAAACGTCTCCATACCCTGTTGCGGGAGTTTCGTTTAGAAAAAGTTGCCTCAACTTTAGGCTATCAAGTTTCTGGGGGAGAACGACGACGGACAGAATTAGCCCGTGCTTTAGCGGCGGGGTTAGAATTGCCTCAGTTTTTACTCTTAGATGAACCTTTTGCTGGAGTTGACCCGATTGCGGTTTCTGAAATTCAAGAAATTGTAGCTCAGTTACGCACTCGCAATTTAGGAATTTTGATTACGGATCATAACGTCCGAGAAACCTTAGCGATTACAGATCGAGCTTATATAATGCGAGATGGACAAATTTTTGCATCAGGAACCGCCGAAGAACTCTACAATAATCCTCTAGTGCGGCAGTATTACCTTGGCGACAGTTTTCAACTATGA
- a CDS encoding LptA/OstA family protein, whose translation MLIAKLLNSITLPLGFTLLLPFALISSFVTDSMVSSSPSYAQNAPPAKNAVGRAMTVRSDIQEADAQTGIVTARGNVQINYPARSIQATAAQAQYFSRERRIVLSGNVFVLQEGNTIRGETVTYLIDEGRFIALPQGGGQVESMYLVPDESASPKNATVEPFNPKPAFKTPLSSPSAPRTP comes from the coding sequence ATGCTGATTGCCAAACTGTTAAATTCAATCACTCTCCCCTTGGGGTTCACACTTCTGTTACCCTTTGCTCTAATCAGTAGTTTTGTTACAGATAGCATGGTGAGTTCCTCCCCTAGCTATGCCCAAAATGCACCCCCAGCTAAGAACGCTGTGGGACGGGCGATGACCGTTCGGTCTGATATTCAAGAAGCGGATGCTCAAACGGGAATTGTTACCGCACGGGGTAACGTCCAGATTAACTATCCCGCCCGCAGTATTCAAGCAACTGCTGCCCAAGCCCAATATTTTAGTCGAGAACGCCGCATTGTCCTGAGTGGGAATGTGTTTGTTTTGCAGGAAGGCAACACAATTCGAGGGGAAACCGTCACCTATTTGATTGATGAAGGACGATTTATTGCTTTACCTCAAGGAGGCGGACAGGTAGAATCGATGTATTTAGTCCCCGATGAAAGTGCCAGTCCTAAAAATGCTACGGTTGAACCTTTTAATCCTAAACCTGCCTTCAAAACCCCGTTAAGTTCACCTTCAGCACCGCGTACTCCTTAA
- a CDS encoding LemA family protein: MNNPENSKIPEEIASEVLEVASRMYSEANNSYSLETLQQAGKEVSIPPEFIEKAIQEVREKHQIEEQKGLESKKQQKVFTRIAIAVAGFLIFWSILIYNSIASHKQNVNASWAQVENQMQRRADLIPNLVAVTNAQAKQEKEIIQLLIQSRESYLQANSIPEKIAASTQISTVIQQLNQYATTNPQLQSSQTFSNLQYELAGTENRIATERQRYNQAVQRYNQSLQTFPNILISSLFNFQEQPYFQAEDKTVPKVNIQ, from the coding sequence ATGAACAATCCCGAAAACTCTAAAATCCCTGAAGAGATTGCATCTGAAGTCTTAGAAGTTGCATCTCGAATGTATTCTGAAGCTAATAATAGTTATTCTTTAGAAACGTTACAACAAGCGGGAAAAGAAGTTTCAATTCCACCGGAATTCATTGAAAAAGCAATTCAAGAAGTTCGAGAAAAACATCAAATAGAAGAACAGAAAGGTCTGGAATCTAAAAAACAACAGAAAGTTTTTACTCGAATTGCGATCGCCGTAGCCGGATTTTTAATATTCTGGAGTATTTTAATTTATAATTCGATTGCCAGCCATAAACAAAATGTTAACGCATCTTGGGCGCAAGTGGAAAACCAAATGCAGCGTCGGGCCGATTTAATTCCCAATTTAGTTGCTGTTACCAACGCCCAAGCTAAACAGGAAAAAGAAATCATTCAACTGCTAATTCAATCGAGGGAATCTTATTTACAAGCCAATTCTATCCCCGAAAAAATAGCAGCCAGCACTCAAATTAGTACGGTTATTCAACAATTGAATCAATATGCAACCACTAACCCCCAATTGCAATCTTCCCAAACTTTTAGTAATCTTCAATATGAACTCGCCGGAACTGAAAATCGCATCGCCACAGAACGCCAGCGTTATAACCAAGCCGTCCAACGTTATAATCAATCCCTACAAACTTTTCCTAATATTTTGATCAGTTCTCTGTTCAATTTTCAAGAACAACCTTATTTTCAAGCTGAGGATAAAACTGTTCCTAAAGTGAATATTCAGTAG
- a CDS encoding cation-translocating P-type ATPase — protein sequence MVSPASSSMSSDSTLDPIKTWHTFAADKVLKVLDTDSETGLTPQQVTQRQEQYGLNELKESAGRSPLEILWDQFTNIMLVMLIAVAIVSAFIDFRKGSFPKDAVAIFAIVILNGMLGYFQESRAEQALAALKRMSSPRVRVVRDGKMLELAAKELVPGDIMFLEAGVQIPADGRLIEAQNLQVREAALTGEAEGVIKKPNVELPEDATLGDRLNMVFMGTEVVQGRGQVIVTNTGMTTELGRIAEMIQGVETEPTPLQQRMTQLGNVLVSGSLALVALVVIGGVIRTGNFSSLEDLLEVSLSMAVAVVPEGLPAVVTVTLAIGTQRMVRRHALIRKLPAVETLGSVTTICSDKTGTLTQNKMVVQSVYTLNEVFQVTGEGYDPVGELRLITSDENSTLSPASEVLQPILNACVLCNDAQLQQDKNQWIILGDPTEGALLSLAGKVGLFRETQNQQNPRVAEIPFSSERKRMSVICESDAEFAMFTKGSPELILAECDSVLVGDKIISLTEADRQRILDQNNEMAGKGLRVLGFSSRSLTRLPEEGNEETAEQELVWLGLVGMLDAPRPEVREAVKRCREAGIRPVMITGDHQLTAKVIAQDLGIATSDALSLTGQELQKLSQTELEQQVEQVSVYARVSPEHKLRIVQALQKNGEFVAMTGDGVNDAPALKQADIGIAMGITGTDVSKEASDMILLDDNFATIVAATEEGRVVYSNIRRFVKYILGSNIGEVLVIASSPLLGGGVPLTPLQILWMNLVTDGLPALALAMEPAEPAVMQRPPYNPRESIFARGLGLYMIRIGIVFSILTIILMIWAYNHAQSDGNPERWKTMVFTTLCLAQMGHAIAVRSDTQLTIQMNPATNLYLWAAVGLTTILQLLLIYVPPLQSFFGTHFLNFTELSICLGFSALMFIWIEMEKLVYKWFSRRRQNSGL from the coding sequence ATGGTATCTCCCGCATCCTCATCAATGTCTTCTGATTCGACCTTAGACCCCATCAAAACTTGGCACACCTTCGCTGCTGACAAAGTTCTCAAGGTACTCGATACAGACAGTGAAACGGGGTTAACCCCACAGCAGGTGACTCAACGACAGGAACAGTATGGTCTCAATGAATTAAAAGAAAGCGCAGGTCGCAGTCCCTTGGAGATTTTATGGGATCAGTTCACGAATATTATGCTCGTGATGTTGATTGCTGTCGCTATTGTATCTGCCTTTATTGATTTCCGAAAGGGTAGTTTTCCCAAGGATGCGGTTGCAATTTTTGCGATTGTGATTTTGAATGGGATGTTGGGCTATTTCCAAGAAAGCCGTGCAGAACAAGCCTTAGCTGCCCTTAAACGGATGTCTTCGCCGAGAGTCCGGGTGGTGCGAGACGGTAAAATGCTAGAACTCGCAGCCAAAGAACTGGTTCCAGGGGATATCATGTTTCTCGAAGCTGGGGTGCAAATTCCGGCCGATGGTCGTTTAATTGAAGCTCAGAATTTGCAAGTCCGCGAAGCCGCTTTAACGGGAGAAGCCGAAGGGGTGATCAAAAAACCCAATGTAGAACTACCCGAAGATGCGACTTTAGGCGATCGCCTTAATATGGTATTCATGGGGACGGAAGTTGTCCAGGGAAGGGGACAAGTGATTGTCACCAATACCGGAATGACAACGGAACTCGGACGCATTGCCGAAATGATCCAGGGGGTAGAAACTGAACCCACTCCCCTACAACAACGGATGACTCAGTTAGGGAATGTCTTGGTCAGTGGGTCTTTAGCCTTAGTCGCCTTGGTGGTCATCGGGGGTGTCATTAGAACCGGGAATTTTAGTAGTTTAGAAGATTTATTAGAAGTATCCCTGAGTATGGCGGTGGCCGTTGTTCCCGAAGGTTTACCGGCGGTGGTAACAGTTACTTTAGCCATTGGAACCCAACGCATGGTACGGCGTCATGCGTTAATTCGTAAACTTCCGGCGGTGGAAACCTTGGGTTCTGTCACAACTATTTGTTCAGATAAAACCGGAACTCTGACTCAAAATAAAATGGTTGTGCAATCGGTTTATACCTTAAATGAAGTGTTTCAAGTCACCGGAGAAGGATATGATCCGGTTGGGGAATTACGATTGATCACCTCTGACGAAAATAGCACCCTCTCTCCTGCTTCTGAAGTTTTACAACCCATTTTAAATGCCTGTGTTTTATGTAATGATGCTCAACTGCAACAAGATAAAAATCAATGGATTATTTTAGGAGATCCCACAGAAGGAGCGTTATTATCTTTAGCGGGAAAAGTCGGTTTATTTAGAGAAACTCAAAATCAACAAAACCCTCGTGTTGCTGAAATCCCTTTCTCTTCAGAACGCAAGCGCATGAGTGTGATTTGTGAATCTGATGCAGAATTTGCGATGTTTACGAAAGGATCACCGGAGTTAATTTTAGCTGAATGTGATTCTGTTCTCGTGGGTGATAAAATCATTTCTTTAACTGAAGCTGACCGTCAACGAATTCTTGACCAAAATAATGAAATGGCCGGAAAAGGATTACGAGTTTTAGGATTTTCCTCTCGATCTTTAACAAGATTACCTGAAGAAGGCAATGAAGAAACCGCCGAACAGGAATTAGTTTGGTTAGGATTAGTGGGAATGTTAGATGCGCCGCGTCCTGAAGTTCGAGAAGCAGTTAAACGTTGTCGAGAAGCGGGAATTCGTCCGGTAATGATTACTGGAGATCATCAATTAACCGCGAAAGTAATTGCTCAAGATTTAGGGATTGCCACATCAGATGCTCTGAGTTTAACAGGTCAAGAATTACAGAAACTTTCTCAAACGGAATTAGAACAACAAGTTGAACAGGTGAGTGTTTACGCTAGGGTTTCTCCTGAACATAAACTTCGCATTGTTCAAGCGTTACAAAAGAATGGTGAATTTGTCGCCATGACGGGGGATGGTGTTAATGATGCTCCCGCTTTAAAACAGGCAGATATTGGCATTGCGATGGGAATTACCGGAACCGATGTTAGTAAAGAAGCCAGTGATATGATTTTATTAGATGATAACTTTGCCACCATTGTTGCTGCTACAGAAGAAGGACGAGTTGTTTATAGTAATATTCGCCGTTTTGTTAAATATATTCTCGGTAGTAATATTGGGGAAGTGTTAGTAATTGCGTCTTCTCCTCTTTTAGGCGGGGGTGTGCCGTTAACCCCTTTACAAATTTTATGGATGAACCTCGTTACTGATGGTTTACCTGCTTTAGCCTTAGCCATGGAACCTGCTGAACCTGCGGTGATGCAACGTCCTCCCTATAATCCCCGTGAAAGTATTTTTGCACGCGGATTAGGGTTATATATGATTAGAATTGGAATTGTTTTCTCAATTTTAACAATTATTTTGATGATTTGGGCTTATAACCATGCTCAAAGCGATGGTAATCCCGAACGTTGGAAAACAATGGTGTTTACAACTTTATGTTTAGCCCAAATGGGTCATGCAATAGCAGTACGTTCCGATACTCAATTGACGATACAAATGAATCCCGCTACTAATCTTTATCTCTGGGCTGCTGTTGGCTTAACCACAATTCTTCAGTTACTCTTGATTTATGTTCCGCCCTTACAAAGTTTCTTTGGAACTCACTTTTTAAATTTTACTGAATTATCAATCTGTCTGGGTTTTAGTGCCTTAATGTTTATCTGGATTGAAATGGAAAAACTGGTTTATAAATGGTTTTCTCGTCGTCGTCAAAATTCGGGTTTATAA
- a CDS encoding NupC/NupG family nucleoside CNT transporter, with amino-acid sequence MSYLNLISFLGIFGICFIAWLFSENKRVIPWRTMGLGIGLQLFLAFLVFLFPPTRTALEWFSSLLDSLFYAADTGARFVFGKNIVPLPGQTPDINLGYIFAFRALPTVIFFSGLMALLYNLGVIQVVTNVFAKLFYKTMRLSGAEALSGAANIFVGIEAAIVVKPYLEKMTRSELCAILTCCFGTAASSTLAIYVSFLKPVFPNILGHLVSASIMAIPACFVVSKILVPETDKPLTLGKLPEERKEENLVTHEGENPPLETVGGELMERVSPLDSAIIGALDGVKMSVAIAAVLILILGLVSLVNQFSAWLGLLPSPVGDVFQVLTLANILGFIFYPLTILTGVSFDDSWAASVIIGRRLLETAIPPYQALAEAAKEGLITPRTVLIVSYALSGFAHVASVGIFVGGMVGLVPSRRKDISELGWKALFAGTLATMMIACLAGFYDNGNPSIMGDPAATPAVSTPAAPNTTVSPVPTVAPTVSPSPKAFPSPKSTTSPSPKS; translated from the coding sequence ATGAGTTACCTAAATTTAATTTCATTTTTGGGAATTTTTGGCATTTGCTTTATTGCTTGGTTATTTTCAGAAAATAAACGAGTTATTCCTTGGCGAACAATGGGTTTAGGGATTGGCTTACAGTTGTTTTTAGCCTTTCTTGTATTCCTGTTTCCTCCCACTAGAACCGCTTTAGAATGGTTTAGTAGTCTTCTCGATAGTTTATTTTATGCTGCTGATACAGGGGCTAGATTTGTCTTTGGAAAAAATATTGTTCCCCTTCCAGGACAAACGCCAGATATCAATTTAGGCTATATTTTTGCATTTAGAGCCTTACCAACGGTAATCTTTTTCTCTGGCTTAATGGCACTGTTATATAACTTAGGTGTAATTCAAGTTGTTACGAATGTTTTTGCCAAGTTATTCTATAAAACGATGCGCTTAAGTGGGGCAGAAGCTTTAAGCGGTGCAGCCAATATCTTTGTCGGAATTGAAGCCGCCATTGTGGTCAAGCCCTACTTAGAAAAGATGACCCGTTCCGAACTGTGTGCTATTCTAACCTGTTGTTTTGGGACGGCTGCTTCATCAACTCTCGCCATTTATGTCAGTTTCTTAAAACCTGTTTTTCCGAATATTTTAGGGCATTTAGTTTCGGCTTCTATTATGGCAATTCCTGCCTGTTTTGTGGTTTCTAAAATATTAGTTCCTGAAACCGACAAACCCCTAACATTAGGGAAACTGCCAGAAGAAAGAAAAGAAGAGAATTTAGTTACCCATGAAGGTGAAAACCCCCCATTAGAAACTGTTGGCGGTGAACTCATGGAACGAGTTAGCCCCCTAGATTCTGCGATTATTGGAGCCTTAGATGGGGTAAAAATGTCCGTTGCTATTGCTGCGGTTTTAATCTTAATTTTGGGATTAGTTTCTTTAGTCAATCAATTTTCAGCGTGGTTAGGTCTGTTACCGAGTCCAGTGGGAGATGTTTTTCAAGTCCTGACTTTAGCGAATATTTTGGGATTTATTTTTTATCCTTTAACCATTTTAACAGGAGTTTCCTTTGATGACTCTTGGGCAGCTTCAGTAATTATTGGTCGTCGCTTATTAGAAACAGCAATTCCCCCCTATCAAGCCTTAGCAGAAGCCGCCAAAGAAGGATTAATTACCCCTAGAACCGTGTTAATTGTTAGTTATGCTTTATCCGGTTTTGCTCATGTTGCTTCAGTGGGGATTTTTGTGGGCGGAATGGTCGGTTTAGTTCCCTCGCGCCGGAAAGATATTTCCGAATTAGGTTGGAAAGCCTTATTCGCCGGAACATTAGCCACGATGATGATTGCTTGTTTAGCGGGATTCTACGATAATGGAAACCCCAGTATTATGGGCGATCCGGCTGCAACTCCGGCCGTTAGCACTCCCGCAGCCCCCAATACAACCGTTTCACCCGTCCCTACCGTCGCCCCTACCGTTAGTCCCTCTCCTAAAGCTTTTCCTTCTCCAAAATCGACAACTTCACCCTCCCCTAAATCTTAA
- a CDS encoding L-threonylcarbamoyladenylate synthase, translated as MVQVSIDVLIKAAISGEVVVSFPTDTVPALAARPDQAELIFQAKQRRQDKPLILMGATPEALWPYVNGTVEELLIWQTIAQQYWPGALTLVLPASEKVSPAINPTDPSTIGLRVPNCAIAQSILARTGPLATTSANLSGQPPLLTTAEINTQFPDILTLFSSEFEATITPSTIPSTVAKWQSNGEWKILRQGASVISNQ; from the coding sequence ATGGTTCAAGTCTCTATTGATGTGTTAATTAAGGCGGCGATTTCTGGAGAAGTTGTAGTGAGTTTTCCGACGGATACTGTACCCGCTTTAGCCGCCCGTCCTGATCAAGCTGAATTAATTTTTCAGGCGAAACAACGCCGTCAGGATAAACCGTTAATATTAATGGGAGCAACACCGGAAGCTTTATGGCCTTATGTTAACGGAACGGTTGAGGAATTATTGATTTGGCAAACAATTGCTCAACAATATTGGCCGGGTGCGTTAACCTTAGTGTTACCCGCTTCTGAAAAAGTTTCCCCGGCGATCAACCCGACTGATCCCTCTACGATTGGGTTACGGGTTCCTAATTGTGCGATCGCTCAATCCATTTTAGCCCGCACTGGCCCCCTGGCAACCACCAGTGCTAATTTATCAGGACAACCCCCCCTATTAACAACGGCTGAAATTAATACTCAATTTCCCGATATATTAACCTTGTTTTCCTCAGAATTTGAGGCAACAATCACCCCATCGACTATCCCTTCAACGGTGGCGAAATGGCAAAGCAATGGTGAATGGAAAATCTTGCGACAGGGAGCTTCAGTAATCAGTAATCAGTAA